In one Marinitoga hydrogenitolerans DSM 16785 genomic region, the following are encoded:
- a CDS encoding nucleotidyltransferase substrate binding protein translates to MALDISSLEKAINSLDMLIQKTNDNEFMESLDVTFRYGIKAGVIQNFEFTYELCWKFMKRWLEENIGKIYVDGIPRKELFRLSYENKLIDNVQKWFKYHKYRNLTSHTYNIEIAEEVFEVSKEFINDAKFLLERLKEKNDF, encoded by the coding sequence ATGGCATTAGATATTAGCAGTCTTGAAAAAGCTATAAATTCTCTGGATATGCTTATACAAAAAACAAATGATAATGAATTTATGGAATCTCTTGATGTAACATTTAGATATGGAATTAAAGCTGGAGTTATACAGAACTTTGAATTTACATATGAATTATGTTGGAAATTTATGAAAAGATGGCTTGAAGAAAATATAGGGAAAATTTATGTAGATGGCATACCAAGAAAAGAACTCTTTAGATTAAGTTATGAAAATAAACTTATAGATAATGTTCAAAAATGGTTTAAATACCATAAATATAGGAATTTAACGTCTCACACATATAATATTGAAATTGCAGAAGAAGTTTTTGAAGTATCAAAAGAATTTATAAACGATGCTAAATTTTTATTAGAGAGGCTTAAAGAAAAAAATGACTTTTGA
- a CDS encoding TldD/PmbA family protein, producing the protein MTYNEFKDKIFKLAKEKGFEAQIKYKKGYEFSLRLANGKMDEYKDANSSSISLKVLKNGKIGSASTTIFDDPEKLFEEAITNYEIIDSNEENMFHDGSGEYIDMQSYYGEFEKLSVKEKMEKLNKMHEVASKDEKIMMVPMTVYAHQTTELAMANTLGLDKTYKGDGGYAYLSVVAKDQSPRSGFWYGIAPLPEKLNVEDIANKAVKEAKAKIGAKSVKSGKYRIIFRSDVFASLLSTMLIPMISAENAQKNMSPLKNKLNEKIGSEILTIKDVPYYEGSLSNAPFDSEGVPTTEKDIIKNGEFKTFLYDLKTAKKENKKSTGNAAGRGISPINLLVEPGEESFDELLKKLDNGIIITSLEGLHSGANPISGEFSLGAQGLKVENGKIIGGVEQITVSGNFLEILKKVEKVGKDIWISFSSTIVPSVIISEIDIAGNE; encoded by the coding sequence ATGACATATAATGAATTTAAAGATAAAATATTCAAATTAGCTAAAGAAAAAGGTTTTGAAGCTCAAATTAAGTATAAAAAAGGATATGAATTTTCTTTAAGGTTAGCAAATGGTAAGATGGATGAATATAAAGATGCAAATAGCAGTTCAATTTCCTTGAAAGTATTAAAAAATGGGAAAATTGGATCTGCATCAACTACAATTTTTGATGATCCTGAAAAGTTATTTGAAGAAGCAATAACAAATTATGAGATTATAGACTCTAATGAAGAAAATATGTTTCATGATGGCTCAGGAGAATATATTGATATGCAATCATATTATGGAGAGTTTGAAAAATTAAGTGTTAAAGAAAAAATGGAAAAATTAAATAAAATGCATGAAGTTGCATCGAAAGATGAAAAAATAATGATGGTTCCAATGACAGTATATGCACATCAAACAACAGAATTAGCAATGGCAAATACTTTGGGATTGGATAAAACATATAAAGGTGACGGTGGATATGCATATTTATCAGTTGTTGCTAAAGACCAATCTCCAAGATCAGGTTTTTGGTATGGCATTGCACCATTGCCAGAAAAATTGAATGTTGAAGATATTGCAAATAAAGCTGTAAAAGAAGCAAAAGCAAAAATAGGAGCAAAATCAGTAAAGAGCGGAAAATATAGAATTATTTTTAGAAGCGATGTTTTTGCATCATTACTATCTACAATGTTAATACCAATGATTTCTGCAGAAAATGCACAAAAGAACATGTCTCCTTTAAAGAACAAATTAAATGAAAAAATAGGTAGCGAAATCTTAACCATAAAAGATGTTCCATATTATGAAGGATCTTTATCTAATGCTCCTTTTGATTCAGAAGGAGTACCAACAACAGAAAAAGATATTATCAAAAATGGTGAATTTAAAACATTTTTATATGACTTAAAAACTGCAAAAAAAGAAAATAAAAAGTCAACCGGTAATGCTGCTGGAAGAGGAATTTCTCCAATAAATTTATTAGTTGAACCAGGTGAAGAAAGTTTTGATGAATTACTTAAGAAACTTGATAATGGTATTATTATTACATCCTTAGAAGGATTACATTCTGGTGCAAATCCAATTTCTGGAGAATTTTCATTAGGAGCACAAGGTTTAAAGGTGGAAAATGGAAAAATTATTGGCGGAGTTGAGCAAATCACTGTATCTGGTAATTTCCTTGAAATATTAAAGAAGGTGGAAAAAGTAGGAAAAGATATTTGGATTTCATTTAGCAGTACTATAGTCCCATCTGTTATAATTTCTGAAATAGATATTGCTGGTAACGAATAG